GGACGATAGGAGAGCGAAGCAATAAATGCTGAGTCATAGCCAATAGGATGTGATATGTACAGAATCTCTGGTCTAAAATATTCTATTTGAGCACGTACAATATCTTGTTCGGTCGTCTGCTCATTCATCGCCAGTCCATGCTCAAGCCCCCAGCGTATCTGGGACGAGTAAGCATTTGCGATAATAGTATTTGTAGTATAGCCCTCATTCTTTAGTGTTCGAGCATGAAGATGGGCGGCAGAGAATCCATCATCAAGAATTGTATCTACTTGCTGTTTCCATGGCTGGTGCACAAGCTCAGGTCGGAGCGAATAGAAGTCTTGAAGATAGTTATCATAAAACGAGTGTATTTGTAGGAATTTCATTGAGATACCTCCTGTTGAAGGCTATGAGGCCTCTCGTTTTCTATGAACATGAGCTGCCATAGTACAAAACTCAATCGAGTCCAAACCTCCAGCGATAGTCCCCAGTCCTTCTGTATCCAAGCAGCATTACGAGTCTTTTCGGCAATTTGTTTTCCTAATGTTGGACCATCGAAGTGTGGACATTGAAGCCATAGAGGATGATGTACTAGTTCGAGTATTAAGTTCCTTAGTCCTCCGTTGAACCACTCAATCATAGGTGAATTGAAACCGATTTTTGAACGTCTTGTTCTTATGCCTTCTGGTAAGATTCCTTTCATGGCATCTCGTAGAATACGCTTTGTAAGACCACCACCTAGCTTACTGCTAAATGGAAGCGAGAAAGCATAGGTCACGAGACGCCAGTCCATGAAGGGCATACGAACTTCTACGCCATGTGCCATTGAGCATCTATCGTAGTTTCTTAAAATTCCTGGAAGAATGTCATGGTGAAACTCTCGATATAAATGGCTATTCAATTCAGAAGATCTATAGTCCAGTTGCCAAGCATATCCTGCTAGTAACTCATCCCCTCCGTGTCCATCTAGGCTCACCACCGAACCATGCTGCCTCAGATTTCTATAAACGCCCCAAACCGGTACCGCAATTGCCCCGGAGAGGTCATCCATCGCCCAGACTGACTCGACCACGTAATTCACAGCTTCGTCTGGATCAAAGATCCAGTATTGCGGGGATGCTCCGATGTGTTTCACTACTTGGTCAGCGTATTTGCGCTCATCAACCATGGTTCCTGGAAAGGTAGCTATGGAGGTCCTTTGCCAGTCGGACTGTCGCCGCTCGCATGTTCCGGATTGCTGTTGGATTTCCGCTATGGTGCATGCCACAGAGCTGGAATCGATTCCACCACTGAGACAGGTTCCAACAGGAACATCGCTGCGCAAGCGTAGTCGTACAGAGT
This window of the bacterium genome carries:
- the asnB gene encoding asparagine synthase (glutamine-hydrolyzing); its protein translation is MCGITGIFNFGMPVEESEIRGFTSSLNHRGPDGSDVMIDGDLALGHTRLAILDLSEQGKCPMPYTAPDGTTYWITFNGEIYNFIEIRDRLKDAGYQFRTQTDTEVIVAAYIHWGENCLLEFNGMWAFAIWNSRSRELFLARDRFGIKPLYFEVSSRFTFASELKAFRHLQNFTTKLNDQMAGIALTQNVSFEGNYSETLLQNVHRLRAGHYLKIGTNGKIEISQWWNTADHIIQIEDSYEDQVQMFKELFFDSVRLRLRSDVPVGTCLSGGIDSSSVACTIAEIQQQSGTCERRQSDWQRTSIATFPGTMVDERKYADQVVKHIGASPQYWIFDPDEAVNYVVESVWAMDDLSGAIAVPVWGVYRNLRQHGSVVSLDGHGGDELLAGYAWQLDYRSSELNSHLYREFHHDILPGILRNYDRCSMAHGVEVRMPFMDWRLVTYAFSLPFSSKLGGGLTKRILRDAMKGILPEGIRTRRSKIGFNSPMIEWFNGGLRNLILELVHHPLWLQCPHFDGPTLGKQIAEKTRNAAWIQKDWGLSLEVWTRLSFVLWQLMFIENERPHSLQQEVSQ